TTAGTCGATCGCCAGGAGAATTATAATAAAGAGCTCGCGCCCACCTCGTCTTGGCCTCAATGTCCTGTGCGATCGTCTCCCGACGATTCATGCGCTGCTCCGTCAGCGTCCTCGGCACTGCTGTGTGAGGGGCTTCATTCAACGCCATACCCTCGGGGCTAGCCCGAAATCCGGTTTGACATCCGAGCACAGTCAGCACAAACACTAGCAAAAGGGCAAAGTTTACCCTCGTACAGTGTCGGCACCCTGAAGCCATTGTGGACTGAAGTCGATTCATTATCCCGGTTACCCAAGCGCGGTGTCCCAGTTCATTCATCTTGCGCGAGAGTCTACCGCCGGCGAGCGCGTCCCACTATTTCCCGTCGTGAGCTGATCTCGCAGGGCTATCGCCTCGACATTATTGGGGTCGAACCGCACTGCCAGTTCCGCCAGCTTGCGAGCCCTGACATAGTCCCCTTGAGCACAGGCGACCCGGGCCTGTTCAACCCATCTCCGCGAGGCGGCGTGATTTCCGAAAGGATTCATGTTGTCTCCTACCACGCGTTGCCGCCGTCGCCATAGATCACTCGCACTTTGTCCTTCCGAGTTGACCTCATAGTCACCGACGATATGAGGAGTTATAAGTACAATGATTTCCTGCTTGGTGGTCGTTTCTACCCTGTTTCGAAATGCCGCCCCAATTAAAGGAAGATTACCCAAAAAAGGAATCTGAGAAGACGTGGTCTGGAGGTCTTCCCTCATAAGTCCCCCGATGATTACTGTTGCTCCGTCGGGAACGAGAATATTCGTGGTCACCTGTGTGGTATCCTTGTTGGGTACCGTGAAGTTATTGGTAATCTGAACTGCCCCAGTGGATACCTCCGGGTGGACCTCCATCCGTATCAGTCCGTCGTTGGAGATAAACGGCCTAATGACAAGTTGCGCCCCCACTTTTAGAAAGTCTACTGTCTGGGAGGCCGACGTCTCTGTAATCGTTGTACTCACATACCCGAGCTCTTTACCAATGAGTATTTCTGCTCTATGTTTGTTGAGAACGAGGAGACGCGGTGTGGCAATAACGTTCGTGTCGCCAAGCGATTCCAATGCATTAATAAACGCTCCAAGGCTCGCGTCCAAATAGGCGAACTTCAGACCACTATTGTCGAATTTAACGTCCGACAGGTTTTCCGGCAGAAATCCCCATCCAAATTTGATGTATCCTTTGTTTCGGAGAAGTTCGAAGCTGATTCCGAACTGTTCCTTGTCATCAAGATTTACACTCAGAATCATCGCCTCAATGGCCACCTGTCTCGGGCGAACGTCCACCTCGGCTACAATTCGGTCGATCTCTTGAAGAACTTTTTCATAATCGCGCACAATCACAACGTCTGACCCCGCGTAACCATCTCCACCGGCATCCGCCGGATTAGGCGCAATGCCCTTCTCCGCAGCACTGGACACCGTGACAAGACCGACATCTGCAGTGACCAAGGGTTTAATCAGCGACTCCAGCTCCTTGGCTGAAACGTAGTTCGGTCTGTAAATCCGCGTTGAGATTTGGTCATTTAATTGTTCAAGGAGTTTTATTTCTTGCGACGTTCCCACGTAAATGACTTTGTTATCCTCGTACCACACATATCCTGCCGCTTTGAGTACCGCCAAAAGCGCCTCACGGGGCGTTAGGTCATTCAAAGAAAGACTGAGTTTTCCCTGGACACTGTTGGAAAGGAGGACGTTTATCCCAGCTTCTTTAGCCAGAGTGTGAATCGCATCACGAATATCCGCATCGCGTAGCTCGATCTGTGTTTTATCGCTACTGTCAAAATGGTTTTCGCCGTTCCCGGCCGGCGAAGCCTCAAGAATCGGCGGAGGCGGGGCAATTACCTCCAGATTGCCTGGTGCCCCCGGATGCGGCGTACGCCCTTGATCCGTGACAATAACATCGGGGGAACGCAGCGAACTCTGGCTATCCTCATTTACTTTCCTGATTTCCGGCGGGGCCACCAATTGCGACTCAGGGTAATCCTTCGGTTCAAACACAACCTGACGTACTGCTGCATTAACCCGATCTGGTTGATTTTCGATTTCGGGTGCCGACCATGAAACGAGAACTACGTTCTCCTGTGAGGCTGGGGTTGCCGAGGCGTCGTTTGGTGTTTCTTCTTTCACCGACGCCGTGTTATTTCTCGGAACCTCGGCATTCGAATTCTCGGAAGACAGAGGTAGTCCATTTCGCTCAGTAGCCGTGGGCGATTCTGAAGAATCGCTGTTAGCGATCCGTCTCGGCAAGTTTGATCTATCGAACGACGGTTTGGTGGAACCGACGCTATGGTCGACCGCGCTTAGCGTGTTTCCCTCATGAAATGGCCGTGACTTCTCTTCGTTTGAATTTTGAGCTAGTGGGCCAGCGGGGCTCTTGAGGTTAACTGGCGAGCGAAATGCCGAGTGGCTGGACCTTACATGCGAGACCAACAAGGCCGCTAACCATACAGCAAGCGCGCAGACAGTTAATACTTCCAGAATGCGGCGAACGATTTTCATGAATCATCCATGATCCTAAGAACTGCAGAAGAAGTTTCTCCTCCCTGCTTTCGCTCCCCTGCTGCATGTACTGTGATCGTATTCCCCGGTTAATTCGCCGTGTCTTACGACTTTCAACGATTCGTCGTTATTCCCAAATCCCTGATGTTATATTCGAAGATTGTATCATTGACTTTGAATACAACTTTATTCTCATGGACACGCACAACCTGCAGACGGCATTCGACGCTTCCCTGACGAAGCGCCAATTCGCTGCCTTCCTCCAAACATTTCCCATCGAGAACTACCCACCGGCGTCTTGGAGTGATGATGACCCCTGTGCAGCGAATCATCGACCGGGCCACCGCGCCCATGTCCTGTGCAGCCTCCCTAGCGCTGTTCTGTGCGCCGCCATCTCCCGTTGCGACGGCAGCGAGAGGGTCCCGAAAGTCGTCAGCAATCGCAAGTTCCCCCCGATGTGCATCATGCCATCGTGCGATTTCCTTCCATTTTTCTTTAACGCCCAGCGAAGAATCAGACTCGCCATTTTTTCCAGATTGGCCCATTTCACTTGCGATCGAGGCTGGGAGCAGCACCATTGTGGCGGAAGCCGCTAAGGTCTTGCCGTCCTCCCTGGGGGACTGACGACGGGCCATTTTAGGGCCCCACAGAATGAGCGCCACCAGGCATAAGACGCCAAGCAGCACCGCCTTAGCGGGATGCTTTTTGATCTCCTTTTTTATCCGTTTTACCCAACCTCCCATTATTTGCATCCTCTAACTTACCCGGAGCGCGCTCGGCTGCCGGTCATTCATATCGGACACATGACCCATTTTCCCTAAAACATTTAACCGGATTTTTCGGAATACACGCTAAACTCTAAAACGCAGCGGACCTCGTCACCTTCTTCACCTAATTTTGCCAGCTCACAGTGGTGCACAACGATCGGATAACCCTTCTGGGAAAACTCACCCAGCCAGGCCAGAATGCCAGTCGAGCGGCCAACCACCTCGAATCGCATGTCACACCACTGGAGCCACCCGAGGGATTTCCATTCTTTCGGAGAGTACTTCACCAACCTAAGGTGGTGACGCTGCAGAGATTCTCCCAAAAAAGACACCAGTTCGGGAACATCCGCCGGCCGGACCTGGCCTGAGTCCCATTCTTTCAGAAAACTTTCCACCTCCGCTAGCGATCGTTCACTCACGTTTCCCGGCGATTGAACAACGGACAACTCCTGCGCTCGAAGCTGCAGTCTCTGTATCTCCGTCCTGACATTTTGTGTGGTTCTACCTAAAAAAAACAAAGAGAGCATCAATCCGACACCCAGCAGGATGACGGACCCGGGGAGTATTAACTCTCGGGAGGTCAGGTCCAGTTTCATCATCGACTCACCACCAGCACTATGTGCGTCGGGAGTGCCGTCAGCCTTTATGGCCTGTGAGCTTGGATTTCTTTTATCTCCCGGCGATCAGAAAGACGGTATACAGGATAGGGAAGTCGGCATTCACAACTAAACTGTATTATTCGTTTATTGCTTTGACCATTTACTTCATCAATGGTCTGAAGATCTATTGCCTCAAAAATCCCGATACCTCGCAGGTTTTCCATGAATCTTTGCACGTTTTGAACAACAGCAGTTTGACCGGTGATTGTGACGCGATACACAGCATTCTCGAGTCTATCCAACGATTCTCGAAGTTGACGCTCAAACCGCTCAGGGGTTTGATTATTTTCCTCGACCGGCGTGGCGTTGAGTAACAGACTTTTCTGTTGAGGCTGTTCGAGCTGGATCTGAATTCGTTCCAGTCGATCGTCAGCGGGCACGGCACGGAATATACGATAGATGAGCCAACTGACAGGCACCGCACCTCTTATCACGGATACGTCGTTGGCTTTTGCCAAGGCCTTGACGAGTCGGTCCTTCACTTCCTGTTCCTCTTGACAGGCCTTTTCCAACACGGGTAACCCGACACGGAGCGTTTCCCGGAGCCTCAACAACTCGGCCAGTTGCCAGGCCTGCCGAACAACACCAATCGTCCCTGCAAGCAGAATGACTCCGATCCCGCACAGGCTGACCAGGACCCGGCGGCGTTTTTCCAGCAATGCCCGATAGGCTGCCGGAAGAAAATCGAGCTCAATCCTGCTGGCGACGGACATTGCGGCTACCTGACCTCATGGGAAACACGGGATGGTTCCTCTACGGTCACTTTGTCCAGCGATTCGCGTTGTGGCCTTCCTGAATGAAGCGCGAGCCCTAAAGCGATGTCCCACAGGGCCGACTCTGCAATTCGCGAGGCACACTTTATTGCACGGAAGCAGTCCAGAATTTCGACCGGAATCTCGAAAAATCGGCTTACCAGTTCCTGCAGTTCAGCAGTCGCCTCCCCACCCGAAAGCACAATTCTCTCCGGGGGTTCGCCGCGGAACGTCACATTGCAGTAGCGGAAGCAACGCGATAGCTCGTCCAGCCAGCGATTCCACACCGGCCGCAAAGTGTCGCGCACAGTGGTCACAACTTCCGGATCGCGGTTTCCTGCTCGTCGGTCGCCGTAACTGCGACGAAGGGCTTTTGCCGAATCTTCCGGGATATGGAATTGTCGTGCGATCGTGAGGTCAAACTCTCTCCCTCCCAGAGGGAAGTACTTGGCAAAGAGAAGGCGTTCATTTCGCACGGTAACCACAAGGGTCGCACGACTGCCGATGTGAACAAACATCATTGTCTGACTTTGATCGCTTTGGCGTCGGTACTGACGCCCCGCTGCCCGTGCCAGAGCCAACGGTTCCGCATCGATGGCCACGGGCACTAATTTTGCCTGTTCTGCGATGCGCAGTTTACGGTCGATGGCACCGCGCTTGGCAACGATCAGCACCATCTCCTGCCGCTGTAACTCGCCCTGCTGAACGATACCCGCTGGGAGAAAGCGAACTTCTACGTCATCAAGTTCCTGATTGGCGCGACTTCGGGCTTCCTCCAGGACCACATCGGCGATGTTTTTGCCAGGCACTGGCGATACCCGAATGCTTTGAACGGTGATCTCGTCGAAACCCAGTGCCATAACGACCTGCCGACCCCGGAAACGGCCGCGCTTAAGCAAATCCTGAATACACTGCGCCAGGATGCTTTCCGCTGCCTGAAGATCATTGGGCAAATGCGGAACGTCAACTTCGGCAGCTTCCAGCACCTCACTACGTGTGCTGTTCAGTTGCACAGCTTTTACTGTATAAGTGCCGATGTCGAGGCCAATCGGACTCGCGCGATCCCACAATGTGTGAAACATTGCAGGTTATCCTTTCGCTCGGTTAACAACAACGATATTCATGACGCCTAGTCGTTTCGCTTACTTGCCTGAAATAAGTCCGCTCGGGGGAGGAATGGCGTCTGATGGCCCCCGCGTCACTTCTCCCGTTTTACCATCGACGATAACGGTCACATACCGCGTGGATGCCTCTTTCCCCGTTTTTAGCCAAATAATGAATCCCAAGCCGCTTGTCGGCATTCCCTCGGGACCGAACTCGATTTTGCTTTCTGCCCGCATAACAGTCCCAAGTTCTGCTGCCGCGACTATCTCAACATCGCCCAGCGTGTCGCGAAATTTTGTCAGATCGATGATCCGTACAGTCGCATCTGGTGACTCAGGCGTTATCAACTCTTGTGGAAGCGAATGAAGCACTGTGTTTGTGCCAGTATGTCGCAAGGCGAGTCTATTTGTAGACTTATCAACGGTAACAGTATAGTTGCTGTTATAGCTAACGGCCAAGCTCTTTGCTAATTCCAGTTCACTGGCTACAAAATTCGCCGCAGCTCGTAACTGCTCGTGCACAGTGGGTTGCGAACTTGGTAGCACGAGCCCCGCTACGATCGCCATGAGTAATATGACGATCATGAGTTCCAGAAGTGTTACTCCATACCGCCGATTCATCACAATGACTAAGTTAGCTTCTGATTATCATGTCTACTTTACTACTGCGTTGACTGCGTTGACGTGCTTTGGGCATCCCCCGGGACTTTATGAAAAACGGCCATCTTGCGCAACAAATCGTTCTGCTCCTTCAACAAAGAATTTTGTTGCGAGATCAACTCATTTTGACGCGTCAGCAACTCCCTGATTTTTCGCAACTCGGCGATCATTTCCATTCGTTGTTCCACACTGTTGGCAAACGGTGGCGGGGCGGGTGCTGGATCCGCCACTGAGGCGATCTGAACAAAACCTAGCATAAAACCCACTGCAGCGCTAACCAGAAGGATCATCGCTATTTTTGTTAAAGTTGACATATGTGCTTTTTTCCTCCTGTCCAATACTGGCCAATCTCTCCTGTCTAAGCTCTCCTGTCAGTTTTCCAAAACGCGCACGATTTTCCATCGCAAGCCTGGGCTGCTTTCAATCGCTGTATAATCCTGGGGAGCTGGAGCATAGACCGTGTTTGCGGCATCCTTCCAATGGTACGCGATTGCCACCGTTCGGTCCGAAAACCGCACCTTTGGTGCCGGATCTAAACCAAATTGACGTAACCAGAGAGGAAAATATTTGTTATCGCCCGTCGCAAATGGCTTTTGCTTTTGAAAATCGGACAATTTTTTATCCCAGTCCACAGTATCCCAGGGGGTTCGCGGGTCGATCCGAAATCTGGTTGCAAATACTTTTCCCGAAAACTTAATATCCGTTGTATCGGGCGCTTTTTTGATCTGAATTTCGCCGAACGCCCCGACCAGTCCCTCAATTTGCCGTCCCGTCCCTGGTTCGACTCGCAGGTTTTTACACACGAGGACCGGTAACTCTACTGCGTTTTTGTCGGCTGAAATAGATCGCATCTGGACAGCCCGAAGCGACACATTACTGCCCGATATGATGACATCACCGGTTACTATGACGCTTCCAGTCCATTGAACATTGTCCTGAATAGTGAGACTTCCCGAGCGGAAATACAAACCGCACGGGTTCGTCACTGGATCGGGAGCCATGCTTACGTCTGCCAGAGTAGCCGGTAACTGAGGTACTGCGTAGAGAGGCCCTCCAGGGTACACACGATACTGACTTAATGTGGTGGGAGATTGAAGGTCTCCTGCGGGATACTGGGGAAGAACCGGGATCACTGACACATTGAGCCACAATAGAGCGTTAAGATCGTCCAAGGTCTGCAAGTAGGCTGGCCAGCGAACTGTTCCTGTAAATGGCCGATAGTCAGGATAGCCGGCCTGCTTCATTGCGTACAGATCTGACAGGTACTGGTACCTGGGATTGCTGGTCGGATAGTCTGGCGCAACGCGCACTGCAGAC
This is a stretch of genomic DNA from Thermogutta terrifontis. It encodes these proteins:
- a CDS encoding secretin N-terminal domain-containing protein; the protein is MFEPKDYPESQLVAPPEIRKVNEDSQSSLRSPDVIVTDQGRTPHPGAPGNLEVIAPPPPILEASPAGNGENHFDSSDKTQIELRDADIRDAIHTLAKEAGINVLLSNSVQGKLSLSLNDLTPREALLAVLKAAGYVWYEDNKVIYVGTSQEIKLLEQLNDQISTRIYRPNYVSAKELESLIKPLVTADVGLVTVSSAAEKGIAPNPADAGGDGYAGSDVVIVRDYEKVLQEIDRIVAEVDVRPRQVAIEAMILSVNLDDKEQFGISFELLRNKGYIKFGWGFLPENLSDVKFDNSGLKFAYLDASLGAFINALESLGDTNVIATPRLLVLNKHRAEILIGKELGYVSTTITETSASQTVDFLKVGAQLVIRPFISNDGLIRMEVHPEVSTGAVQITNNFTVPNKDTTQVTTNILVPDGATVIIGGLMREDLQTTSSQIPFLGNLPLIGAAFRNRVETTTKQEIIVLITPHIVGDYEVNSEGQSASDLWRRRQRVVGDNMNPFGNHAASRRWVEQARVACAQGDYVRARKLAELAVRFDPNNVEAIALRDQLTTGNSGTRSPAVDSRAR
- a CDS encoding PilN domain-containing protein, with protein sequence MSVASRIELDFLPAAYRALLEKRRRVLVSLCGIGVILLAGTIGVVRQAWQLAELLRLRETLRVGLPVLEKACQEEQEVKDRLVKALAKANDVSVIRGAVPVSWLIYRIFRAVPADDRLERIQIQLEQPQQKSLLLNATPVEENNQTPERFERQLRESLDRLENAVYRVTITGQTAVVQNVQRFMENLRGIGIFEAIDLQTIDEVNGQSNKRIIQFSCECRLPYPVYRLSDRREIKEIQAHRP
- the pilM gene encoding pilus assembly protein PilM: MFHTLWDRASPIGLDIGTYTVKAVQLNSTRSEVLEAAEVDVPHLPNDLQAAESILAQCIQDLLKRGRFRGRQVVMALGFDEITVQSIRVSPVPGKNIADVVLEEARSRANQELDDVEVRFLPAGIVQQGELQRQEMVLIVAKRGAIDRKLRIAEQAKLVPVAIDAEPLALARAAGRQYRRQSDQSQTMMFVHIGSRATLVVTVRNERLLFAKYFPLGGREFDLTIARQFHIPEDSAKALRRSYGDRRAGNRDPEVVTTVRDTLRPVWNRWLDELSRCFRYCNVTFRGEPPERIVLSGGEATAELQELVSRFFEIPVEILDCFRAIKCASRIAESALWDIALGLALHSGRPQRESLDKVTVEEPSRVSHEVR
- a CDS encoding pilus assembly FimT family protein, which translates into the protein MNRRYGVTLLELMIVILLMAIVAGLVLPSSQPTVHEQLRAAANFVASELELAKSLAVSYNSNYTVTVDKSTNRLALRHTGTNTVLHSLPQELITPESPDATVRIIDLTKFRDTLGDVEIVAAAELGTVMRAESKIEFGPEGMPTSGLGFIIWLKTGKEASTRYVTVIVDGKTGEVTRGPSDAIPPPSGLISGK